The following are encoded together in the Phenylobacterium sp. NIBR 498073 genome:
- a CDS encoding CHASE domain-containing protein — protein MAASFRERLIERVRGWPVLTWPAIVAAVGLVATLAGTYMMEQGRQARESLRFDAIVDQANEAVANRLDTYMAVLRAGAGLFAASEDVSAAEFRAFARRVELTRRYPGIQGIGYTVRAPAGGEAALAAYMRAEGVPAAPLRPSAEGELYAIVYLEPLDFVNRRALGFNMYAFPVRREAMDRARDTGLPALSGKVEAVEEVEGNRQAGFLIYEPVYHGGEVPPTVAARRELLMGFVYAPFQAGDLLASVLPAAKSAGLDYAVYDGAPSVATLLNQSPDAAAQRGGLVATRTLDIAGRTWTIIYRARTDYDHGADRWVTLAFIVGGLLATTLVSLATWRQVRARLAAEREIVARIAAEARQKLLLDELNHRVKNTLATVQSIAAQSLRHGSDVNSVRQSFEARLIALSQAHNLLTRDNWTGVSLAELIASELSPYDGDHGERVIVTGEAVWLPPNTAVALGMAFHELATNAVKYGALSNHDGRVQVTWTLAPGSGPRQIRIVWRESGGPPVTPPDRRGFGTRVIVGGLAHQLDGVVDLDFARDGVVCTIVFTLPAAGAEEDILDLGSAA, from the coding sequence GTGGCGGCCAGCTTTCGCGAGAGACTGATAGAGCGGGTGCGCGGGTGGCCGGTCCTGACCTGGCCCGCGATCGTGGCGGCGGTCGGGCTCGTGGCCACCTTGGCCGGGACCTATATGATGGAGCAGGGACGGCAGGCGCGCGAGAGCTTGCGCTTCGACGCTATCGTCGACCAGGCCAACGAGGCCGTCGCCAATCGTCTGGACACCTACATGGCCGTGCTGCGGGCCGGGGCCGGGCTGTTCGCGGCCAGCGAGGACGTCAGCGCCGCCGAGTTCCGCGCCTTCGCCAGACGGGTCGAACTGACGCGCCGCTATCCCGGCATCCAGGGCATCGGCTACACCGTGCGGGCGCCGGCCGGTGGCGAGGCGGCGTTGGCCGCCTACATGCGCGCGGAGGGAGTGCCGGCCGCGCCGTTGCGTCCCTCGGCGGAAGGCGAGCTTTACGCCATCGTCTATTTGGAACCGCTGGATTTCGTGAACCGACGCGCGCTCGGCTTCAACATGTACGCCTTCCCGGTGCGCCGAGAGGCGATGGACCGCGCCCGTGACACCGGCCTGCCAGCCCTCTCGGGTAAGGTCGAGGCGGTTGAGGAGGTCGAGGGCAATCGCCAGGCCGGCTTCCTGATCTACGAACCAGTCTATCATGGCGGAGAAGTCCCTCCCACCGTCGCCGCCCGGCGCGAGCTTCTAATGGGCTTCGTCTACGCGCCGTTTCAGGCCGGCGACCTGTTGGCCAGCGTCCTGCCGGCGGCCAAGAGCGCGGGGCTCGACTACGCGGTCTATGACGGCGCGCCGTCGGTCGCGACCCTGCTTAACCAGTCTCCGGATGCGGCGGCCCAGCGCGGCGGCCTGGTCGCGACCCGCACGCTCGACATCGCCGGGCGGACCTGGACCATCATCTATCGCGCGCGCACCGACTATGACCACGGGGCCGACCGCTGGGTCACGCTGGCCTTCATCGTCGGTGGGCTGTTGGCGACCACGCTGGTCAGCCTGGCGACCTGGCGGCAGGTGAGGGCACGGCTGGCGGCGGAGCGCGAAATCGTGGCGCGCATCGCCGCCGAGGCCCGTCAGAAGCTGCTGCTCGACGAATTGAACCATCGGGTGAAGAACACCCTGGCCACGGTGCAGTCGATCGCCGCCCAGAGCTTGCGGCACGGGTCCGACGTGAACAGCGTGCGCCAGAGTTTCGAGGCCCGGCTCATCGCGCTCTCCCAAGCCCACAACCTGCTGACGCGCGACAACTGGACCGGCGTCAGCCTCGCCGAACTCATCGCCAGCGAGCTCAGTCCGTATGACGGCGACCACGGGGAACGGGTGATCGTCACCGGCGAGGCGGTCTGGTTGCCACCCAACACCGCCGTCGCCCTCGGCATGGCCTTCCACGAGCTGGCGACCAACGCCGTGAAGTATGGGGCGCTGTCCAACCATGACGGCCGTGTGCAGGTCACCTGGACGCTGGCGCCGGGATCCGGTCCGCGCCAGATCCGGATCGTCTGGCGCGAAAGCGGCGGCCCGCCGGTGACGCCGCCGGACCGTCGGGGGTTCGGCACCCGGGTCATCGTCGGCGGGCTGGCGCACCAGCTCGACGGCGTGGTCGACCTCGACTTTGCGCGCGACGGCGTCGTCTGCACGATCGTCTTCACCCTGCCGGCCGCGGGCGCCGAGGAGGACATCCTCGATCTCGGGTCCGCGGCGTAG
- a CDS encoding DUF2171 domain-containing protein: MHSGIREHMEVIGSDGGHVGRVDHLVGDDIELAMLDLGSGLKHHLIPLSWVDDVVDEKVRLNLTKDAAKAAWREKH; encoded by the coding sequence ATGCATTCCGGCATTCGCGAGCACATGGAAGTCATCGGCTCGGACGGCGGCCATGTCGGCCGAGTCGATCACCTGGTCGGCGACGACATCGAGCTGGCCATGCTCGACCTCGGCTCAGGCCTCAAGCACCACCTCATCCCGCTCTCGTGGGTGGACGATGTGGTGGACGAGAAGGTCCGCCTGAACCTGACGAAGGATGCGGCCAAGGCGGCCTGGCGCGAGAAGCACTAG